Proteins encoded in a region of the Zea mays cultivar B73 chromosome 4, Zm-B73-REFERENCE-NAM-5.0, whole genome shotgun sequence genome:
- the LOC100276013 gene encoding Protein CURVATURE THYLAKOID 1A, chloroplastic-like has protein sequence MAATAYSTALPGGARLPAAGAAAPPSALLLPRRNKLSPLPLRLQDAPRLSLLRVKASSDDSSAASGDELIADLKAKWDAVENKSTVLTYAGGAVVALWLTSVIVGAINSVPLLPKIMELVGLGYTGWFVYRYLLFKESRKELADDIESLKKKIAGTE, from the exons ATGGCCGCCACGGCGTACTCCACCGCGCTCCCCGGCGGGGCGCGCCTCCCCGCTGCCGGAGCCGCCGCACCGCCCTCTGCCCTCCTCCTCCCGCGGCGTAATAAACTGTCTCCGCTCCCTCTCCGGCTCCAAGATGCGCCGAGGCTGTCGTTGCTCCGGGTGAaggcctcctccgacgactcctcggcCGCGAGCGGGGACGAGCTCATCGCCGACTTGAAAGCCAAG TGGGACGCCGTCGAGAACAAGAGCACTGTCCTCACCTACGCCGGCGGCGCTGTCGTCGCTCTCTGGCTGACGTCCGTCATCGTCGGCGCCATCAACTCCGTGCCTCTG CTCCCCAAGATCATGGAGCTTGTCGGCCTCGGCTACACCGGATGGTTCGTCTACCGCTACCTTCTCTTCAAG GAAAGCAGGAAAGAGCTCGCCGACGACATCGAGTCGCTCAAGAAAAAAATTGCTGGGACAGAGTAA